The following proteins are co-located in the Gossypium hirsutum isolate 1008001.06 chromosome A02, Gossypium_hirsutum_v2.1, whole genome shotgun sequence genome:
- the LOC107929434 gene encoding protein ROH1, which translates to MPATDYQGSSTPLNIIGHSLLSMKRDQVHAMESPNDGSASHDFELGSFQRQVADRFHNLASVPPDELLSLPWVRKLLDVFLCCQEEFRLILFNNKAQVIKPPMDRLIAEYYERTVKALDVCNAIRDGIEQIKQWQKLLEIVLCALGDNNGIPNNNCCQRALGEGQFRRAKKALIDLAIGMLDEKDSGQALSHRNRSFGRNNNSTSHSKDHHHRPLGHFRSLSWSVSRSWSAARQLLVIGNNLAVPRGSDVVATNGLVIPVYTMGCVLLFVMWALVAAIPCQDRGLQVHFYVPRHFSWAAPLLSLHERILEESKKRDRKNACALLREIYQMEKCTRLLGELTDTVQFPLGEEKEMEVRQRVKELGQVFDAMKEGLEPLEKQVREVFHRIVRSRTEGLGSLGRGNNTE; encoded by the coding sequence ATGCCCGCCACGGATTATCAAGGAAGTTCGACACCGTTGAATATTATTGGGCATTCGTTATTATCCATGAAGAGGGATCAGGTACACGCCATGGAGTCGCCAAACGACGGGTCAGCCTCGCACGATTTCGAGCTCGGGTCTTTCCAAAGGCAAGTAGCTGACCGGTTTCACAATTTAGCTTCTGTACCTCCTGATGAATTGCTTTCTCTTCCGTGGGTTCGGAAACTGCTCGATGTTTTTCTTTGTTGTCAAGAGGAGTTTAGGCTTATCCTTTTTAACAACAAAGCTCAAGTGATCAAACCTCCCATGGACCGTCTGATTGCCGAATACTACGAGCGTACAGTTAAGGCGCTTGATGTGTGTAATGCAATTCGCGACGGAATTGAGCAGATCAAGCAATGGCAGAAGCTTCTTGAAATAGTGCTTTGCGCTTTGGGTGATAATAATGGTATTCCTAATAATAATTGTTGTCAGAGAGCCCTAGGAGAAGGGCAATTTCGTCGGGCTAAAAAAGCCTTGATAGATTTAGCAATTGGGATGCTTGATGAGAAAGATTCCGGTCAAGCTTTGTCTCATAGGAATCGTTCATTTGGAAGAAACAATAATAGCACCAGTCACTCCAAGGATCATCACCACCGTCCTTTGGGGCATTTCAGGTCCTTGTCTTGGAGCGTTTCAAGGTCTTGGTCTGCTGCGAGGCAGCTCCTGGTGATTGGGAACAACTTGGCCGTTCCTCGAGGGAGTGATGTTGTAGCTACTAATGGACTTGTAATACCTGTTTACACAATGGGTTGTGTTTTGTTGTTTGTAATGTGGGCGTTGGTGGCTGCTATACCATGTCAAGATCGCGGTTTGCAAGTTCATTTTTATGTTCCCAGGCACTTTTCATGGGCTGCTCCATTACTTTCTTTGCATGAGAGGATTCTGGAGGAGTCGAAGAAGAGGGATAGGAAAAATGCTTGTGCACTGTTGAGGGAAATTTATCAGATGGAGAAGTGTACGCGGTTGTTGGGTGAATTGACTGATACTGTGCAGTTTCCGTTGGGTGAGGAGAAGGAAATGGAGGTTAGACAGAGAGTGAAGGAACTGGGGCAGGTTTTTGATGCAATGAAGGAAGGTCTAGAACCGCTGGAAAAGCAGGTTAGGGAGGTGTTTCATAGGATTGTTCGTAGCCGAACTGAAGGGCTTGGCTCTTTGGGAAGGGGAAATAATACCGAGTAA